One Paenibacillus riograndensis SBR5 DNA segment encodes these proteins:
- a CDS encoding aminotransferase class V-fold PLP-dependent enzyme, which produces MEELVYLDHAATSWPKPPEVAAAMMDALQNSGANAGRGNHSLAIGAGRVMVRARNKLAELFSVSNAQDIAFTQNTTMGLNMAIQGTLQPGDHVITTMTEHNSVRRPLEFLRQTLGISIDYVQVDPEGQVDLLELQRTFRANTKMMICNHSSNLLGSILPIGEIGDIAQSKGALFLVDAAQSAGSLTIDVKKMNIDLLAFPGHKGLLGPQGTGGLYIAPELDLIPLMQGGTGSQSENSGQPTVRPDRYEAGTQNGVGIAGLLAGVTKIMSLGPENIHRQEWELTQKLMEGLSVIPGIRLLGPKMGSERSGIVSFVVEGQDSADIAHRLDRRYNIAVRAGMHCTPLAHKAAYTLESGAVRASVGVTSTEEEVDRMIAAMLEMYGHTSVR; this is translated from the coding sequence ATGGAGGAGCTCGTTTATTTGGATCATGCGGCAACATCATGGCCGAAACCGCCTGAAGTTGCCGCGGCCATGATGGATGCGTTGCAAAACTCCGGTGCAAATGCCGGACGTGGAAATCATTCGCTGGCGATTGGGGCAGGACGGGTGATGGTGAGAGCGCGGAACAAACTCGCTGAACTATTTTCTGTCTCCAATGCCCAGGATATTGCCTTTACCCAAAACACCACAATGGGGCTAAATATGGCTATACAGGGTACACTTCAACCAGGGGATCACGTGATTACTACAATGACGGAACATAACTCCGTGCGCAGGCCTTTAGAATTTTTACGCCAGACGTTGGGCATTTCTATTGATTATGTGCAGGTAGACCCTGAAGGGCAGGTGGACCTGCTTGAACTGCAGAGAACCTTTAGAGCTAACACCAAAATGATGATATGCAATCATAGTTCAAATCTGCTGGGGAGTATTCTGCCAATTGGGGAGATCGGTGATATTGCCCAATCTAAGGGTGCCTTGTTTCTGGTGGATGCGGCTCAAAGCGCCGGTTCTTTAACCATTGATGTAAAAAAAATGAATATAGATCTGCTTGCCTTTCCTGGGCATAAAGGTCTGCTGGGTCCGCAGGGGACAGGAGGACTGTACATCGCGCCTGAACTGGATTTGATCCCGCTGATGCAGGGAGGAACCGGGAGCCAGTCGGAAAATAGCGGACAGCCCACTGTCCGTCCTGACCGCTATGAGGCTGGGACCCAAAACGGGGTGGGCATAGCCGGACTGCTGGCGGGAGTGACCAAAATAATGTCGCTCGGACCGGAAAATATTCACCGCCAAGAATGGGAGTTAACTCAGAAATTGATGGAGGGACTGTCCGTTATTCCTGGAATCCGGCTGCTCGGGCCTAAAATGGGTTCAGAGCGGAGCGGGATCGTATCCTTCGTGGTTGAGGGGCAGGATTCGGCTGATATCGCTCACCGTCTGGACCGTAGATATAATATTGCGGTGCGGGCAGGCATGCATTGTACTCCGCTAGCTCATAAAGCCGCATATACATTAGAAAGTGGAGCCGTGAGAGCAAGTGTGGGCGTTACTTCGACAGAAGAGGAAGTTGACCGGATGATAGCTGCCATGCTGGAAATGTACGGCCACACAAGTGTAAGATGA
- a CDS encoding ParB/RepB/Spo0J family partition protein, producing the protein MSKRLGKGLDALIPSLSINEDDKVVEIPLGQLRANPYQPRKDFNEDAIQELAESIRQHGVIQPIIVRSVLKGYEIIAGERRFRASQYCGKATIPAVVRSLSDQQVMEIALIENLQRENLNAMEIAVAYQGLMDQFALTQEELSLKVGKSRSHIANFLRLLSLPEEVKEYVSRGTISMGHARAIVALKDPETVKQLAEQCVEQQWSVRELEEVVKNLDRKPAGAIKAKVVKRDPYIDNVEEQLRERFKTTVKIKQGKEKGKIELNYYSAQDLERLLELLGN; encoded by the coding sequence ATGAGTAAGCGTTTAGGGAAAGGTCTAGATGCATTAATACCATCCTTGTCAATCAACGAAGATGATAAGGTTGTGGAGATACCTTTAGGGCAGTTGCGGGCGAACCCCTATCAACCGCGGAAGGATTTCAATGAGGATGCGATCCAAGAGCTGGCTGAATCGATAAGACAACATGGAGTGATCCAGCCGATCATCGTCCGGAGTGTTCTGAAGGGTTATGAAATTATCGCCGGTGAACGCAGATTCAGGGCATCGCAGTATTGTGGAAAAGCAACAATTCCTGCTGTTGTACGAAGTCTCAGCGATCAGCAGGTTATGGAAATCGCACTAATTGAGAACCTGCAGCGCGAAAATCTTAATGCGATGGAAATTGCCGTAGCTTATCAAGGGCTGATGGATCAATTTGCGCTTACCCAGGAAGAGCTTTCACTAAAGGTGGGAAAATCCAGATCGCATATTGCTAACTTTTTACGTCTGCTGTCCTTGCCAGAAGAAGTGAAGGAATATGTTTCACGTGGAACAATTTCTATGGGGCATGCTAGAGCTATTGTAGCGCTGAAAGATCCTGAAACGGTTAAACAACTGGCAGAGCAATGCGTGGAACAACAATGGAGTGTTAGAGAACTGGAAGAGGTTGTGAAGAACCTTGACCGCAAACCCGCCGGAGCGATTAAAGCGAAAGTTGTGAAACGTGATCCATACATTGATAATGTAGAAGAACAATTGCGTGAAAGATTTAAGACGACAGTAAAAATAAAACAGGGCAAGGAAAAAGGGAAAATTGAATTGAACTATTACAGTGCCCAAGACCTGGAAAGGCTGTTGGAGTTATTGGGTAATTGA
- a CDS encoding ParA family protein, with translation MSKIIAIANQKGGVGKTTTSVNLGAGMATLGKRVLLVDIDPQGNTTSGVGINKADVANCIYDILINEANPQETILETQIEGLHIIPATIQLAGAEIELVSTISRELKLKKALNAVKSNYDYIIIDCPPSLGILTINSLTAADSVIIPIQCEYYALEGLSQLLNTVRLVQKNLNPHLKIEGVLLTMLDARTNLGIQVIEEVKKYFQEKVYRTIIPRNVRLSEAPSHGQSIITYDNRSKGAEVYLELAKEVISYE, from the coding sequence CCATAGCAAATCAAAAAGGTGGTGTCGGTAAAACAACGACCTCTGTCAACCTGGGTGCCGGAATGGCTACCTTAGGAAAAAGAGTGCTTCTGGTTGATATCGATCCACAAGGAAACACTACTAGCGGCGTTGGCATCAACAAAGCGGATGTAGCAAATTGCATTTATGATATTCTTATTAATGAAGCAAATCCACAGGAAACGATATTGGAGACCCAGATCGAAGGTCTGCATATTATTCCGGCAACGATTCAATTGGCAGGTGCAGAGATTGAATTGGTGTCTACCATTTCCAGAGAGCTGAAGCTGAAGAAAGCATTGAATGCGGTCAAGTCGAATTACGATTATATTATTATCGATTGTCCACCTTCATTGGGCATTCTTACCATTAATTCACTTACAGCTGCAGATTCTGTGATTATTCCAATTCAATGTGAGTATTACGCCCTGGAGGGTCTAAGTCAACTATTGAATACTGTACGGCTGGTTCAGAAAAATCTCAATCCTCATCTGAAGATAGAGGGAGTTCTATTGACGATGCTGGATGCCAGAACGAATCTGGGGATTCAAGTTATCGAAGAAGTGAAAAAGTATTTCCAGGAGAAGGTCTATAGAACGATTATTCCTCGTAATGTGAGATTAAGTGAAGCCCCATCACATGGACAATCGATAATTACGTATGACAATCGCTCTAAAGGAGCGGAAGTGTACCTAGAGTTGGCAAAGGAAGTGATCTCTTATGAGTAA